From a single Couchioplanes caeruleus genomic region:
- a CDS encoding type 1 glutamine amidotransferase domain-containing protein, whose protein sequence is MSKVLFVMTGADHLTLKDGTRHPTGFWAEEFLAPYRALVAAGHEVVVATPGGVVPPVDRGSLAPRANGGDEGVAEALAAVTELKDPLRLEDVRLGDYAAVFYPGGHGPMEDLSRDEASAALVRNTLADGKPLALVCHGLAALVPAAGDDGTWPFAGYRMTGFTDAEETAAGLAGAVPWLLQSRLVELGAQFDEGTPWASNIVVDRNLYTGQNPGSSADLAAALIDALK, encoded by the coding sequence ATGTCCAAGGTTCTGTTCGTGATGACAGGTGCGGACCACCTGACGCTCAAGGACGGCACGCGGCACCCGACCGGTTTCTGGGCCGAGGAGTTCCTGGCGCCGTACCGGGCGCTGGTCGCCGCGGGCCACGAGGTCGTCGTCGCCACCCCGGGCGGGGTCGTGCCGCCCGTCGACCGGGGAAGCCTCGCGCCGCGGGCCAACGGCGGTGACGAGGGGGTCGCCGAGGCGCTCGCCGCCGTGACCGAGCTGAAGGATCCGCTGCGGCTCGAGGATGTCCGGCTCGGCGACTACGCGGCCGTGTTCTACCCCGGCGGGCACGGGCCGATGGAGGATCTGTCCCGCGACGAGGCCTCCGCCGCCCTCGTCCGCAACACCCTCGCCGACGGCAAGCCGCTCGCCCTGGTCTGTCATGGCCTGGCCGCGCTGGTGCCGGCCGCCGGCGACGACGGCACCTGGCCGTTCGCCGGTTACCGGATGACCGGCTTCACCGACGCCGAGGAGACCGCGGCCGGCCTGGCCGGCGCGGTGCCGTGGCTGCTGCAGAGCCGGCTGGTCGAGCTCGGCGCGCAATTCGACGAGGGTACGCCGTGGGCGTCGAACATCGTGGTGGACCGCAACCTGTACACCGGCCAGAACCCCGGCTCGTCCGCCGATCTCGCCGCGGCGCTGATCGACGCGCTGAAGTAG
- a CDS encoding RNA polymerase sigma factor, giving the protein MKQREFTEFYRSDQAACLRAVLVSVGDRQLAEDLVAEAFTRAWTSWHKVSRHPAPRAWIVRTALNVRVSRWRRQRREVAWDGTPDVEDVGAVDSGLDPALLTALRGLPRRQREVLACRVFLDLDTAGTAAVLGIAPGTVTAHLSRAVASLRAHLVDEEHLEVRP; this is encoded by the coding sequence GTGAAGCAGCGAGAGTTCACCGAGTTCTACCGGTCGGATCAGGCCGCCTGCTTACGGGCGGTGCTGGTCAGCGTGGGTGACCGGCAGCTGGCCGAGGACCTGGTGGCGGAGGCGTTCACCCGGGCCTGGACGTCGTGGCACAAGGTGAGCCGCCATCCCGCGCCGCGCGCGTGGATCGTCCGTACGGCGTTGAACGTCCGCGTCTCACGGTGGCGGCGGCAGCGGCGGGAGGTGGCGTGGGACGGCACCCCCGACGTCGAGGACGTCGGCGCCGTCGACTCCGGGCTGGATCCGGCGCTGCTCACCGCGCTGCGCGGACTGCCCCGGCGGCAGCGGGAGGTGCTCGCGTGCCGGGTGTTCCTGGACCTGGACACCGCCGGCACCGCGGCCGTGCTGGGGATCGCCCCCGGCACGGTCACCGCCCACCTGTCCCGGGCCGTCGCGTCGCTGCGCGCACATCTGGTCGACGAGGAACATCTGGAGGTAAGGCCATGA
- a CDS encoding winged helix-turn-helix domain-containing protein — protein sequence MTTDHPANSLDDVVHQRVRLGIMTVAHQARQVEFGFLRTTLQLTAGNLGQHLTVLEKAGLIQIEKGYEGKRPRTWITLTAAGEAALRDEIARLKQLIHQVEQAGTPLDVPGTVTR from the coding sequence GTGACGACCGATCATCCCGCGAACAGCCTCGACGACGTCGTCCACCAGCGCGTACGCCTCGGCATCATGACCGTCGCCCATCAGGCCCGCCAGGTCGAGTTCGGATTCCTGCGCACCACGCTCCAGTTGACCGCCGGCAACCTCGGTCAGCACCTGACCGTCCTGGAGAAGGCCGGGCTGATCCAGATCGAGAAGGGGTACGAGGGCAAACGCCCCCGCACCTGGATCACCCTCACCGCCGCCGGGGAGGCCGCCCTGCGTGACGAGATCGCCCGCCTCAAGCAGCTCATCCACCAGGTCGAACAAGCCGGGACGCCCCTCGACGTTCCGGGTACGGTCACGCGATGA
- a CDS encoding DinB family protein, which yields MTDGDFWWEPPFAGTEAEHLTGALDRLRATFRWKVDELDAAGLRGRLGSSALTLGGLLKHLALVEDYTFHTKFRGESPGDIWRPAATEEGWDFTSAADDSPAELYALWDGAVERARTTLTAALADGGLDQPADISGPGGERASLRRLVCDLIEEYGRHTGHADLLREAVDGRVGEDPPAGWQPRGARQG from the coding sequence ATGACCGACGGCGACTTCTGGTGGGAACCACCGTTCGCGGGCACGGAGGCCGAACACCTCACCGGCGCCCTGGATCGGCTGCGCGCGACCTTCCGATGGAAGGTGGACGAGCTCGACGCGGCCGGCCTGCGGGGCCGCCTGGGTTCCTCCGCGCTGACCCTCGGCGGCCTGCTCAAGCACCTCGCGCTGGTCGAGGACTACACCTTCCACACGAAGTTCCGCGGGGAGTCGCCCGGCGACATCTGGCGGCCGGCGGCGACCGAGGAGGGCTGGGACTTCACGTCCGCCGCCGACGACTCCCCCGCGGAGCTGTACGCCCTCTGGGACGGCGCGGTGGAACGCGCCCGCACCACGCTGACCGCCGCGCTCGCGGACGGTGGGCTCGACCAGCCGGCCGACATCAGCGGCCCCGGCGGCGAACGGGCCAGCCTGCGCCGGCTCGTCTGCGACCTCATCGAGGAGTACGGCCGGCACACCGGCCACGCCGACCTGTTGCGCGAGGCGGTCGACGGGCGGGTCGGCGAGGACCCGCCCGCCGGCTGGCAGCCCCGCGGCGCCCGGCAGGGCTGA
- a CDS encoding phosphotransferase enzyme family protein encodes MDASAIARHFSLGAAVRLSDGPVARGKQGVVWRLDTTEGRWAIKVPFLPAEDGGTADFQEAACAAGVPAPRVRRTGDGHVFAAVDGVPVRVYEWVDLGAPDPNLDPELVGAALAALHGVHVDTAGPVHPWYTEPVGAPRWDELIAALHREGAPFADRLAALRDELVALESWIEPPTNLQICHRDLWADNVLPTADGGLCVIDWENSGAADPAQELACALFEFARHDRGRARALTAAYRSAGGPATLSRHGDFSMLIAQLGHITEAAASDWLSPGPRSPDRAAATAWISEVLDDPHSRDQLSLLFE; translated from the coding sequence ATGGACGCTTCCGCCATCGCCCGGCACTTCAGCCTCGGCGCCGCCGTCCGGCTGTCCGACGGCCCGGTCGCGCGGGGCAAGCAGGGTGTCGTCTGGCGGCTGGACACGACCGAGGGCAGGTGGGCGATCAAGGTCCCGTTCCTGCCCGCCGAGGACGGCGGGACCGCTGATTTCCAGGAGGCCGCCTGCGCGGCCGGCGTTCCTGCTCCGCGGGTACGGCGTACCGGCGACGGTCACGTCTTCGCCGCCGTGGACGGTGTCCCGGTACGCGTGTACGAGTGGGTGGATCTGGGCGCCCCCGACCCGAACCTCGACCCCGAACTGGTCGGAGCGGCGCTCGCAGCCCTGCACGGCGTCCATGTGGACACCGCCGGTCCGGTCCACCCGTGGTACACCGAACCGGTCGGCGCGCCACGCTGGGATGAGCTGATCGCCGCGCTGCACCGGGAGGGCGCGCCCTTCGCCGACCGCCTGGCCGCGCTGCGCGACGAGCTCGTGGCGCTGGAGTCGTGGATCGAGCCGCCCACCAACCTGCAGATCTGTCATCGCGACCTGTGGGCCGACAACGTGCTGCCCACCGCGGACGGCGGGCTGTGCGTCATCGACTGGGAGAACAGCGGCGCTGCCGATCCCGCGCAGGAGCTGGCGTGCGCGCTGTTCGAGTTCGCCCGCCACGACCGGGGCCGGGCCCGCGCGCTGACCGCCGCGTACCGGTCGGCCGGTGGCCCGGCGACGCTGAGCCGGCACGGCGACTTCTCGATGCTGATCGCCCAGCTGGGGCACATCACCGAGGCGGCGGCATCGGACTGGCTGAGCCCGGGGCCACGTTCCCCGGACCGCGCGGCCGCGACCGCGTGGATCAGCGAGGTCTTGGACGACCCGCACAGCCGCGACCAGCTTTCGCTTCTGTTCGAGTGA